The Magnolia sinica isolate HGM2019 chromosome 3, MsV1, whole genome shotgun sequence genome includes the window gtgtaccaaaattctgggtcattacagtatttctccacgccatccattagTAGGCTACTAAACAGAGGGTTACGATGGTTAGGACTTGTCGGAATTTGGAGGCATGGTTCATCAAATGAGAGGGGCCAAAAGGTTGACCGTATGGATCACTGACCCATGGTCCCAGTCGGACAGGGTAGCGCATcagatctccctctctctcacgtACCCTACATATCCTCTcatgttgtttatccacgccatccatccagtttaggaaattattttagggcatgcccTAGTTGCGATTGTTCTTGGACAATAAGCCCTAATATATAACTCGATTGAGTTAGATACATTATTAATGGGTGATGAACTCAAATTTGAATCAAAGGAGACTAATGAGGAAGCACTACGTGTCACCATGAGCTATGTGAATTCGTTTATCAATTCTTAATAGAATGTGGATATCCGAGCTTTGTCAACCTGCTCTTTGAATCGGAAATAATAACCACTTAGCTAATCATACATATTATTATATTGCTGGGTTGTGCTATGGGCCAACCATTGCACATATATTGACGTTCTCGCTAGTAATAACGTTGATGTATAAAGTTTACGACTGTCGTGTTCCTCAGCATTCATCATGCTAAATATTATTGGGTTATCTTGCGAACTAACCATTGCGTTATCATGTCATTTATGCATTTAATATATTAACTTAAGAATTGTTTCTTTTGTAATGCTATCATTGCTTATACTTGATTGTTTTGATAATATGTATaacttaaaaaattaaattacaaagttagctactcactcccataTAGGACGATagttttaaacactaaccagaaAATATTATTGATGTAGGTACCACTGAAACCGGCGCATTGGACGAGACATAGTGGACCTTGTTGAAGGTGCCACATACTTTTAGTTGTCAAATGGGCAGACTAGGGCGGAGTacctcatttctttcatttttgtacattttaaaaatttgtatttTGGAGTCCCTAGCTTTATAAACTCTATTAGTTGTTTCGTAAAATGTATATTATAGCTTGTATAGTTTTCATTTGAGTGAatactaattttgaaattttacatttTAAATATTGCCATTTATTTGTAAGCTTAATTATCTTTGCTTAACTTTTAATGTCGTTAATTTAAAGCTACTCTAATTATTGATCACGAGTGAACACAAAACAAAAATGTGCAGGCATATAAAAACTTGCCCACATGCATTTTTGCTATGTTCATACTAAAAAGCTCGAGATCGAAATGTCCGTACTCCAGCATTGATTTTCCGAACGTGAcatagctcgatccaaaacttttgtggcctcgggaaagtttttaattgtgagtattcaatcaccgtTATTgcttgtggtgtgctccacctgggATTCGGATCCACcacatttttggtatcatgcaatagaatgagctggaaaaatggatggacaaagtggataaaacacatgtatcatggtgggcccacaacaaACCCAACAGCATCGACCAGTATGACCTCCGTACTGAagaggtcactaccgaatcctAGTCCCAAATTAGATGAACAGTCACCGTTCATTCATAGCACGATCACCTAAACTTGTCGTGCCGCATCAACTTTCCTCCCGGCATGCTGCTCGTTTGGAACATCAGTGCCATGAAAACGGTAGGCCCCATGAAGATGGTCTGGAACAAATATCAAGTCAGCCTGcaaatcaggtgggacacaccattgGAATAATCCACAACCGACAGTCAGAATCGGCATACAGCTACGGCCCACCTACTGAATGGATGAGCGTGATTTTAGAGAAGGGTGGCCTTCACGGTGGGGCGTGTCGTTTACATAGCGTGTAGCGAGAAACAATGGTACCGTACCATAGCTTGTGGTACTGTTGATTGCAGGTGATGAGTTCTCATTCATGAATCCATTTCCACGTATAGACTGTCCAACCGTCTCTGtcgagggagcggattaggtgttaccgggTATACACCTTTGTGGGTCTAACCCCTACCATGTGGAACCTAACTTGATGGGTTTTTTGGTATATCACGCCCTccatctgttttttatttttttatttttatttttatatcattttaggacgtggtccctaaaattaagaagatataaatgtcaggtggaccacaacactggaAACAAGGGTGAATGATTATTAAAAGTTTTTTTACGAgacacaaaagttctggatcaagctcatgtttatattttttccctttatccaggtctattacgggttggatggaaaggaaaCGTTACAATGATCATTACTttggtccctaagaagtttttaatggtgagcgtttagtcaacattgtttcctttggtgtggtccacctgagatttggatcctttTGAGTTTTGGGAGAAGTTATAAACTGTGATGGGAAAaaggataaacggtgtggatataaaaaaaacttcatttaagtgggccccatggtaagggtaaaaCCCACTAACGTGTTATCTGGGTAACGCCTAAACCGCTCCCGGCTGTCCAGGaggaaaactttaatactctgtaaaaatgtgatggatgattcgcaggcacttagaaattacttcgGAATTTCATTGTTGCGTAAAAAGAATTTAAATTCAACTGTCCACGTTGTTGGTCTCCGTACGGATGTATtataaaatgaaaatgaaacTTATTTGATCGTTTGACTATTGGGATTGGTAGACTTGTATTGAAAAGTtacaaatgaaaaatatcaatggCTCTGTTTTTATCAAAGAAGTGTCCAaggatcaaaggttaggattgtccaatcaatctGCTTTTGGGACTTTGGCTCAGTGAGAATGTCTCCCAAACTCCaaacaatttaaaatttttaagtgGAGGCGTATCAAGCGTCTTACGcaacctgagtatcatataaacTCCAAGTTAATTAGGTGAGTCCGGGGTAATGTTACCTGGGTGagtcctgactgtggggctcaccttgatgtatgtgttctatatccactctgtacatctgtttttccagctaattttagtgcatgcttccaaaaatgaagcaaactcaaatctcaggtagaccacatcacaggaagaagtggtcattaaatgtccaccattaaaaaattcctaggttCACTGGACTCACAAACGGTGGTCATCCACCGTTAAAgaattcttgtgggccataaaaattcctagggcctaccgtaatgttaTTATCCATCCAGGcttttgataaggttacacagaacTCGATGAAGGTagaacacaaatgtcagcttgattcaaaacttttgtagccacgagaaatttttaacggtcaattaacactgtttcgtctagtgtggctcacttgagatctggatatacttccCTTTTTGAAGCATGCCCTTAAATGTGCTGGAAAGgctgatggaccgagtggatatacaatacataaatcaaggtgggccccacgatcagggACTCGTCCACTTAGTTGTTCTCCCGGACCCCAACCGCACCCGTTAACAGAGGGGTGAAAAATAGGCTGTAAACGGGCCGAGCCTAGCCTGGGGTCGGTCTTGGCCCGGATTTTGTACTTGATCTGGCCGGGCCGACGGGCATGCGTGTTCAAATTTCGGATTTTGAAGGCCGGAGCCCGGCCCATTCACACCCGTAGTAACAGCAACAGAAGCGGTTCCCCCAAGTGATgaggggcattttcgtcattgCACCTTGAAAGGGCAGTCTGGATATTTCCCAGAACAATAAGGGCAGTCAATAAATATACCGCCTATATATAACCCCCAGCCCCTTAAATCTCCCTTCTCGCCCCCATCTACAAAATCCCCCAAATCCCTCTTTCTACCTCTCTCTTCCCCctttctgtctctctcttcccttcccctctctctctctctctcaaacgcCTCTCCCCAATCTCTCTCCGAATCCCCGCTCCCATCGCTGTTTTCCGGCACCGTAATCCCACCGGAACCGACCTAGTTTTCAGATTCCGGTCATCGGTTTTCATCGTTTGTTTCCCAAACGCGCAAAACTCCCTCTTTTCGATTTTTGGTTCTAtcgccttctttttctttttccaaaattttttTGGGTTGGATTTTACTATTTTAACCTTTGTCTTTCGCTTTATTAACCTCGTTAACCGTATCACGCCCTCTCTCTGATTTGTCGTATTTTACGGTAAACAACGAAGCTGCTTGCTGCTGACGTGTCACATTAGCTGAGCGAGTCCCCAAATGAATCACCATCGAGTTTTGACGCCTGGGGCGTCGAGAAAGCGAAAAGAGAGAGACGAGTTTGACGCCCCTAAGGTGTCAACAACAACAGTATCGGAGATGATGACGCCGAACAATCGGCTCTTAGCCGGCTACCTAGCGCACGAGTTTCTGACCAAGGGCACACTCTTCGGCGAGACGTGGGACCCGGCTCGAGCCGAAGCGGTCGCGCCAACGCCAACGCCAGCAGCCGCTGTAACGAGAAAGCCGATTCGCAACCCAGTCCGAACCGATCCAAAAGCCACGCCGAAGCCTCGAGCCTATGCTGATGTGGCACACCTCCTCAAgacagatggggcccacatcgaagGCATCGTCAATCCCACGCAGCTGGGTCGGTGGCTccagatgtaaaaaaaaaaaggcgggTCCCAACTGTACACGTGTCTTCCATCAATTGGATGAGTTTCAATTGGAGCGAACCACGTAAGGCTGACTTCCGTCACCTTTTCTCCCCTCTCAGTGCAGAGGTGCGTCCGACCCCTTGAAAAAACAATTCGAGATATGCAACGAAGGGaggaaattttcatttaattttgtttttccctttctttgtaGTCTTTAAAATGTAAAATTACAAGATCGTTTTCTGCCAAATCATTTCCTCTCATTCCATTTCTCTATTTTTCGTTTGATATTTCTACTTTCATGGTGGAGGTGGATTGCTGATTACTGGCGAATCTCATCGCACGTGTCAACGTGTCCAGATTCGAGACGCTCGGCTTGTtcatttatcaggtgggctacatatATTCGATGAAATGGTCGGCTAGAGAAATTATAGCCAACGGTCTACGTTCAACGTGCATGTGTTGCTCTGGTCGTAGGTCCGCCTGATGAACGTCCCAGAGCCTGCGCACTTGTGACACGTGTGCATACGTGGGTGCATTAGTCGCATGGAGATGATGATGTACAGCCACGTGACTCTCAGACGTTACTCTACAATGCGAGGCATTTGATGTAAAAAAGAAGAGCTTTGCCGAGTCCAAAGCGCACGTGCGAATATGGAGCACGTGTATGTGATCCGAGCTTTTCATCATTTGGGTCACATAACTAGATCACCTGCCATAAAATCGAGGTGCTTcaggccatccatttgtttttgttCACTGTTTTCCAGCTGTGGAAGTGACCTGATTCTTATACCAGAAGATctgtgacccacctgatagaAAGAtaggatctcacacacgtgtcttCCTTCGTGTGAATGAGCGTAGGAAACTTCAGAAAAGCTTTATATGGAAATAGAAATGAAGCTGAGAAAGCTTGATAGCAAAATAGCAATTTTTTTGCAATGTTCGATCAGAAAAAGCATGTGTTGTATGAAATGTAGGGTGCGGATTGCATGCATGTGTTTCGTGCGCGCATGCATGCTCCATAACATTTGACGTATGTTTTAGTATGGGCTTTGTACAAGTGGACCCATtgtcattgatccagaccgtttatatgatggatgTCCCAGGTTAACTGATCCTAGCTGTAGAATATTTACCccccttttgtttttgtttttgtttttttgtgggATTTTTACATACAGCTCCCATAAATTAATTTATGTTACATCTTAGTAAATCATGTTAAAATTTCTTTAAAGTCTTTATGTTCAGTGACTAGTTTATTAAAGTAATAAAATCAACCTTAAAACTGCCTCTCGGCCTTAAAGTCTACGTGCTGGAATTGACTGCGTTTTCCGCAGCACTGGCAAGACCTAAGCTCTGTAAGAGCTACCTTGTTGGACCTCCAATGtctactccattcatcaggtgacaATCATTACGTTCACGTGCACACAGAAATATTAGCCACTCCACTCGGGACTGTTGGGTATGGCCCATGAGTGGgtctcttatttattattattattattttccttaaaTTAGACTCCTATTAGGTAGGCTTCACAATTGTTTAGATTTAACTGTTGGCTTGTTTAGATTGAGCAATTCAATGGACTCTACCGTAGTTGTGATAATTATATATAGGTTTGGGATGAGGAGCTTAAACCGTGGTTACTATATGCGGTTATTAAGATGGATATGAAAACTCACGGTATGAAGATTTCAGAGGAGAGAAGTGTGATATGGTAGGCTCTCTTTTTTATAAATACGTGTCTTGGTTGCCTCACCTGTatataaaaaaaaccctaatcataTTGAGAAGTGAGAGGTTTTCCTAATAATATAAGATCCATAAGAAAAGCATCACCTATAATATATGGGTTTAAGATTACATTATAGAATCTTTATTATTGATACATATATGATACATTTATTCTGTTATTCAGAttacaattggtattagagctaacTATGCATTAATTTTGGAAAATTTAAGGTTTTTGATTTCCAAACCCGGCTCATTCCGAACCCGGATGCCGGATTGGGACGTGCTTTGGATCGCCCCAAAGTCCAGATGCATGAATTTTAGGCGCACAGCATGTTGTTGTCGGCAATCCTTTCGCATCCTTCGGGTATGGTTGCGGCTGCAGTGGACCATGGTCGTGATCTTCAGATGACTTAGGAGGGAGCCGCGACAACTACTAGCGTGACAAGGAAGATGGGTTTTCAAAACCCATCGGCGTCGTTTCCTATTCAGATGGACTTCTGAGCGGCGCCAACCATGGCGAAAGGGAAGATGATCTTCCATCGGCTGCCATGACAGTCAATTGTCGTCGATACCCACTGCCGCGACAACCATCTATGGTCCGTTTCCAGCAGCTATGGTTATCAGCCCCAAAACCCACTTCCTGTTCGGTCGAAACACCGGACGCCTCTTCGTcttctcttcttcatcttcggTAACTGTAACAATAGCGGTATGGGCTGCAATTATCATTAGCGGCCATTAATGGCAGAAACCAACCTCCCCATCGACCACAAtacagattaaaaaaaaaacaaaacttgcAGCATCGCCATCTCCGAGGTCAAAAGTAGCTCGGATGATGCCAACGACGGTCCCCCATTCCGTCAGCACCTGTCGTGCCGCCGCTAGTTTTTCTACCCTTGCTGTTGAAGATGAAAAGGGGCTATGGTTTTGGGCGAGACGGGTAGTCTTCGTTTTGGGGTTTccttatgggtcgtggttgggcCTGCTATAGCTTGAATCGGGCCTAGTTTTGGGTCTGGCTTTCGGAGTCCGGTTTCTGCCCTGAAAGGAGATCAGGGATTATGGTTTTAGCTGGGTTTTCTGGCTTGGGATATTTTTTGGGGTGTTGGGCCCATTTCCAACCAATCTTTGGGCTTGGGTTTTGGGTGATGTAGAGTCTCCATTTTGGGGATCTGGCATGTTTCCAGTTTGTGTATATTTTGGGCTTCCTTTGGGCCTATTTCAGGGGTATTTTGTTTAGGCCTGGTGCAACACTTCTTGGCCAGTTTGGGCTAGGGcagtacacgaaccgagttagctcggttagctcgctcgactcgacttgacaaagttcgatttgactcagttcaaaactgagttcgagccgagttaagctgattttttgagctcgaaaaaatttcgaaccgagttcgagcttgccctagctcgactcgactcggatcaaaccccaacttgaatcaagCTCGGATCGAACCatttcggtgactcggttactttgatactgatgttgctcatcaagtgtttgatgaaatgactcaacaaagtgtcactggtggcaaggaaggtatgtatatgaaacaaatatcattttttcttgattttgatgttgcctacaaggtgtttgatgaaatacctataaacaaTTGCTGCTACTGTTTTACATACGATAAGAAATTGatagtgcactccatgtgtttgtgaaaatgctacataggctcgatcttggcttgaactcggctcgaattggcccgagctgcctCAGGCTCGAAgatcgagctagggtcagctagtggccaagccgagtctcGGTTCGacccgtgtacacctctagtttaGGCCTCCTTTAATGGATGTGATTTTGGCCAATGTGAGGCCTATATCGAGCATCAAACAGCCTTGGGGTTATTTAGGCCCATCTTAAACTAAAAGGCTCGTATTATGGGCCTGTTCGATGGATCTAATCGAGGCAAATATGTGTTAGATTTCATCTTTCTTTAAGCCCTATTGTAGGCCCATTTAAGCCCTTAATTAAGCCTTGTTTTTTTAAGCCACAATTTCAGGGGCCCATTTGATGCTTATTCTGGGCCCAACCTCAGACCAGATGTGGCTGTCTTCTTTAGACCTTATGGGGCTTGCTTTAGTTTTTTGGGACTATTGTCCATATAAGATAATCTTAATCATTTAAATACATTATACTTGGGCCATTTTCTGAATTCAAATCAAACCCAAATAAGAATATAAATGATTAAGATCATTTAAAATTATAGAGTTCTTGACCAAAATAGGGAACCGATTCTACTAGTTGGATAAAGCTGGGCTGAGTTCGCTTTTACATAAGCTGACTTGAGCCACCTATAATGGTTAGGAAAATATAAGGGAGTACATCGTTGTATTACACATGTAGTTTTTAAAATACGCACATTGGGTCTTGAGATTAATGATGAACTCTAATTTTCTTAGTTTcgaactccctctctctcactaaTTTAGTCAATTCCAATTTAGTTATAACCCTTGAAAGAAAAAGTGGACATTGAATGAACTAATATCTCGGTGCATTTAGGATGAAGAGAGACTTAGAAGGTGAGGCAAGATACAAAGTGCGCACCTAGTGATATCTGGTCAAGCGAAAAGctaataagaaaataaagaacaATTCAGGAAAACGTTCTATGGATCCTTCAGGTGCTAATCAATCATAATCTGACAGGAAATCTAAGTGAAAGGGAATCCCATTGATAACTATTGCTTCTGTAAGAAGTTGGGTCATCAAAAGGATTGCACAAGGTTTAAAGGATGGTCCCTTAAAAAGGGTAAGAAcctagttttttctttttaaataaaaatttaaaaaaaatccaatttagctGATAGGTCAACGGACTCTTAGTGGATAGCTTCCAATGTAACTATTTACATATAAAATTTCATATAGCATATGCTATGGAGTCAGTCACTAATTGATGTTGAAAGAATCAATATATGTGGGGATGACGTAAGGGTAGACATAGAAGTCATTGGAACCTGTAAGCCAAGGGTATTGTCAGAACACTTTCTATATCTAGTAAATATTGTATGTGTGCCTTTTATAAGGTATAATTTGGATTTTGTTTTCCATTTAAACAAGTGTGGTTATATATTTAAATTTGGGAATTGAAAATTAAGTATTTGTTATGATTCAATTGTGATTGATTCTGACACTTTAGTTAATAACCTTTATTAGCAATGTTTCACATGTTTGTAGCACTAATTCTTTACATAGAAAAACTAAAGACATTAAGCGAAGTTTAGACTGAAAATTCCTCCATACTATGGCACAGGCGATTAAGCTACATCTCTCATGAGATATTGGAAAGGCTTGTGCGTGGAGCAATTCTTCACTCTCTGAACTTCTCAAACCTTAgagtatgtataaaatacattaaggatAAACGGACTAGAATTAGGAAAAGGGTGCCGTTGGGAGCGTAAGACTCTTAAAAGTGATGTATACAGGCAACTGCAGATCATTCCCTATAGTATCTTAGAATGAGCAAAAACATTTTATCACTTTAATAGACGATTACTCTTGTTATAAGTACATGTACGACTGTGCATATCCTAAATAGAGTCACAGGTAAAACTGTATCGAAAACTCTATATGAATTATGGACATGGCGAAAGCTTAGTCCACAAATTTTCACGTATAGGGCTATCTTGCAGAAGTTAAATCGTATAGCCCGTATGAAAGAAAGCTTGACCCTAGAACAGTTAGTTACTTCTTTGAATGATACATAGAAAGATCCAAAGGATTCAGATTATATTATCCATAATGTTCCATGAGAGTAACTGATACTGCGTATGCTAGGTTTATGAATAACACTGAAGATAATAGAAGCACAAACTTCAGAAATATTGTATTTGAGGAAGGAATGATTATGATCATTCTGAGTAGCGTTTCCGTCTATCTAGTAATGGAGTTTAAGATTCCTGTGGATGGCCATGTAGAGTCTCAAATACAACTCATTGACAATGAcacaaaaattttaatttagaataaTTAGTCCTTAAGAAGATCACATAGATAGATAAGATCTGCTATTCCACATGAGTATATCGTATATCTACGAGAGCACGGGTTTAATATATGAGTGGAAAAGGATCTTGTATCTTTTTCACAAGTCAAACTATGTGCAAACCTTTCTCATTAGTTCGATGTCATAAATGATGAAATAAAATTCGTAAATGACAACATAGTCTAATACCTTGTTGAATTGCCTGAAGGGATTaagtttgtcacgccccaaacctggagatcagactcataggaatcccgatcgccgaatccgatgccgacagcctccgtagtaccccattctcggctcctagcacacatatgccagattctgatactgggatcctacaaggaggattttccaacatacatttatctcgtaagaagcataaccacaagtttacccaaatcacaaaggcaacatcatcatcacatatccactaatataatcgtttgaatACAAtaccgaaagggaaatacatatatcgaaaatcaaagctccagaggtccgctgcatgctccaagctcaacgctgctgcgacttaacgccacttgcacgcatctatcgtgtaaaagcttatagaaagcttagtgggtagtgaaagtgtgtgcgatacACGTAccaagtatccaatacaatgccataatcatacaatatcgaaaatacaggcaagatcatgaatcatacgatatcagagtaagcaaaaatactaataagatcatgaatcatacgatatcagagtatgcaatgcggatcagctatacaaatgcggaatcatagagaACTAAATATCGGATGCCTaatgcaaatgcaatatgcaaatcctaaagagccacgaataccatcaacctcatctaggtcatacatcaaacctgcgcgtatcgcgcgatcatgtggggataactccgtctcacaaggagtcccataatcatctcagcccaatgacatctaCTTTAATCAAttatccatcacaacatgcatacaaatgatgggggtccacagatgaacggcggatctagtccaaatattaagataagctcactgatttaaaatgcaTCACGATAGTTAAGAAAAGAATCCAACCTATGGCCACCGCAACATTGGACGATGCTTCCGATGTTGGACAAATTTCTGCCTTCACTgcgtgcacagtagcctgccaatcactggtatcTCGCTCAGGTCCTCATGCCCCACCCACTCAGTATCCGCCCACATGCGTCCGCCCATAtatgatcacagtgatggagcgtcataatatcccccaccgattacagatcgcgagtcgtcggaattcgaccgagaggactgcggaagcctatggaacattacgggttaggatacgggctTCACAGCTCTCCCcccaataaaaatttcatcctcgaaatttattaTCACGCAGGACAAAGCAATGGAAGAGGAAGCATGACTTATACATATACTAATCAATaccatacaaggcataatcaatctataaacaaatagCGTTCTCTAATCTGAACCTCGCGCCTTCAGGATGCCTCATCAACGtcatgatgaccccactgatttTTGGATctcggatcagaaatgatcgaagcTCGAATACtaagcagcctcacaatctcaacggtagggagctatgttagaaaattctctaagttattcatactcggggatctaaccattataagttctcaacaatcatagagtgtagggtagctatcagcagatatgtgatgttatcttcaggtattcccaagttatgcgctgataccatcttctgtcacgccccaaacccggagatcggactcacaggaattccgattgccgaatccggtgccgacagcctccgtagtatcccattctcggctcccagcacacatatgccagattctgatcctgagatcctacaaggaggattttccaacatacatttatctcgtaagaagcataaccacaagtttacccaaattacaaagataacatcatcatcacatatccactaatataatcatttcaatacaatgctgaaagaaaaatacatatatcgaaaatcaaagttcCAGAGGTCCGttatatgctccaagctcaacgctgctgtgacaTAACGctacctacatgcatctatcgtgcataagcttatagaaagcttagtgggtagtgaaagtgtgtacgATACACGTAccaagtatccaatacaatgccataatcgtacaatatcgaaaatacaggcaagatcatgaatcatacgatatcagagtaagcgaaaatactaataagatcatgaatcatacgatatcagagtaagcgaaaatactaataagatcataaatc containing:
- the LOC131240496 gene encoding uncharacterized protein LOC131240496; this translates as MNHHRVLTPGASRKRKERDEFDAPKVSTTTVSEMMTPNNRLLAGYLAHEFLTKGTLFGETWDPARAEAVAPTPTPAAAVTRKPIRNPVRTDPKATPKPRAYADVAHLLKTDGAHIEGIVNPTQLGRWLQM